A stretch of DNA from Lycium ferocissimum isolate CSIRO_LF1 chromosome 4, AGI_CSIRO_Lferr_CH_V1, whole genome shotgun sequence:
TTCGGAAGGTTCTGCCGGTAGAATGCTTCACGAAGTGCACGAACCTTGTCAGTTCGAGTGATCAATAAATGGAATAAAGCTATAACAGCTCCTTCAAATTCAGCTCCACGGCCACTGTTGATTGTGGTTGGACTAAATGCTTTCCAAATGATGTTCTCGCTAGCAAAGAAAGTTCAAAAAGTTAGAACAAGTTGCACTAAACCATGTAGTTGAGAGGAAATAAGATCAGAAGCTTACCACATGTTGGTAGCTATAAAGAGTGAAATACCAGACCCCAGACCATATCCTTTTTGAAGAAGCTCATCAAGGCAAATAACTATTATGCCAGCAAACCACAGTTGAATGATTATCAAAACTGCATTTCCAACCCCAAGTTGACTGACACTGCCATACATGCCAGAGAGAACATATGCAACTGCTTCACCAATCGCTATGAGAATACCTAATAACTTCTGTGCACCGTTTCTGAAACCAAAAATAATATTGATGAGTGACATCATGAAAGCACTGTGAGATTACATATAAGTAACCAGTTCCAGAAAATATTAGAAAGTAAAGCTCCAAAAGCATATGACAGTACACCAACCCGTGACTGGTTCATTGTGTGAAATGCAATTCCCGGAGCCAAATGCAGAAAGATTTAAAGCTTCACTAGATAGAATCAATGCGCTTAAGAAAGCGTTATCACAACTAATTCTTCAATTAACTTCATTtaaagtcttttttttctttttacaaactAAGTGCACATATCCAAAAACAGCTAACAGTTCGTTCTTCACTTTCTCAGCCAGCAAACCAAGGAGGCAATCAATGGTATCTTTGTCATACTAGTATAAATTGGGGCAAACAGAGCAACCATGCAGGTGCTTTGTAGAGTGCCTGTTGGAGCTCTAGCCTGGTTTTTTTGAGCATAAAGGTTCTAAAATACAATTGTGTCACTTGTAGACTCGAGGTGGTTGGGCTTTAACTTGGGTATTTTGACCTTTGCTTGGACAATGAGAAAGCTGTAGCTTTGTGTTATTTCTGTCTAAATTGAAGCGCTAAATTGACATGGCTCATCTTGGCTAGCATAAACCATACTTGGTGAAAAATATCATTCCAATTTAAGTTTCAGATGTCTGCAACCTATTATCAGCAATATGCCACAACTGGTGTTAAATGGGAGCTGAGAGCTCACAATGTTCCAGATGACCACAGTTGTTATTGGCTTAAATTAGGGTTGGAACTTAACACAACCTAAGCAAAACCATATTATGCAGATAGGCCTCATAAACAGGGTTTGCCAAACATGAGTCCAAATGCATTATCCTGGTAATATGTTGGCATAATCGAGATTAAAAGATCAATGGACATCAATCAATCACACAGCTCAACAGGGACCAAAGGCAAGCAACATATGAGTGAGGAATTTGGCAAGTCTAAGAGAATCCAACATGAAAACATATTAACTCAGTGAGCTATGGAACTTACAGTAGTGCTCGGTCCTCGCGTACATTGTTGTCAACTTCAATGATCTTAGACCCAGCTAGAAGTTGCATAACCAATCCAGAAGTCACAATGGGGGTAATTCCTAGCTCCATGACAGTTCCACGATTTGAAGCAAGGATAACACGCATCCAATAGAATGGATCGGCACCAGTTGTGGAGTGTATGCCATACAAAGGCAACTGACTGCATACTAGGAAAATAAATAGAGAGATCACAGTGTATAAAACCTTCTCTCTGAATGGAATTTTTCGATCAGCACTCTGAACTTCAGGCAGGAACGAAAGAAATGGACGAACAAGATGAAGCACCCTGAATCCGCCTCCCATCTTGTTTTCTACAACTTAACCTCCTGGTCCAAAACACAAATTCTTAGAAACAGAGTACTAACCGAATATACAGAACGCTCTACTAAAACAGTCAcaaatagaaatttcaaatcaaagaattcatgaaatctGGATGATGGGAGGTCAACAACAGAAAGACAAAATTGAGTTGAAAATGTTGAATTGTGCGAAGCATCTATTATAAAAGCTTATACTATTACACAAACTCActcatttttttaatctaaatCTGTAACACGACCTTTCCACACAGGCCACTGGACACGatgctttttttaattttgtccaATCATGCCAATTAATTCATTGATGTATGGTGAGATTCAAACTCATGCTTAATAACAGTGTCGACGAagatcaaaatataaaaaaataattccaaAGAATCAGACAATACAAAATACTCCCTCCAAtgcaaaaagagtgtccacttagccatttgcacaccccttaagaaaatactaactcctaggcAAACATTAaaattacccctaattaaataggcattgggatttggtcacttaacagggcaaatatgaaaaagttaAGGTTAAtggtaagtggacactctttttgaacaaaaaaataaaggctaagtggacaatCTTTTTGAATCGGAGCAAACTAAAGTTCGAATTTTCTCAAATCAATCAGGACAAAGAGGAAGGAAAATCTAACATACCAACATTCAACATGCATAAGATCTAAAACGAAGATAAATAAAACAGCTAATTCCAGAAATGCCTCATTactttttctcaagaaaaataaGTTCCTCTTAACAATGCCATGATTAAGAGATTCcattcaaattatactcaatacaatcccaaaacttttttccataatcaatccataacaacaattaataCCTCATAACGTTACCAAAATCGAGaataatgacatttttttttctttctatttatagGAAATTCCTTTAAAATTTGCACATTGAACTTTTAACAGTTTGTTTATATTTAACCATTTTcctaaattaaaatagaaacTCAACCACTCTAAAAAGGAAACTGCTTAAATACAAATATAAACCATCtctaatcaatcaatcaactatatCTCAACATTTAACATGTAGCAGAGagatctaaaaataaaataataaaacagaTTATTCCACAAATGcctcattcattttttttttttttttttttttttttttttttttgataaaataagTTCCTCTTAACAATGCCATGATTAAGAGATTCcattcaaattatactcaatacaatcccaaaacttttttccataatcaatccataacaacaattaataCCTCATAACGTTACCAAAATCGAGAAtaatgacaattttttttttttctatttataggAAATTCCTTTAAAATTTGCACATTGAACTTTTAACAGTTTGTTTATATTTAACCATTTTcctaaattaaaatagaaacTCAACCACTCTAAAAAGGAAACTGCTTAAATACAAATATAAACCATCtctaatcaatcaatcaactatatCTCAACATTTAACATGTAGCAGAGagatctaaaaataaaataataaaacagaTTATTCCACAAATGcctcattcattttttttttttttttttttttttttgataaaataagTTCCTCTTAACAATGCCATGATTAAGAGATTCcattcaaattatactcaatacaatcccaaaacttttttccataatcaatccataacaacaattaataCCTCATAACGTTACCAAAATCGAGAAtaatgacaattttttttttctttctatttatagGAAATTCCTTTAAAATTTACACATTGAACTTTTAACAGTTTGTTTATATTTAACCATTTTcctaaattaaaatagaaacTCAACCACTCTAAAAAGGAAACTGCTTAAATACAAATATATCTCAACATTTAACATGTAGCAGATCTAAAAATAAGACAATAAAACAGATTATTCCACAAATGcctcattaaatttttttttttttttttttttaagttcctCTATTGCTCAATAACTAAACTCTTTCAAtcaatcaacatacaaaatagattaaaattttgaaatgaatAAATGCATAAGAATAAGATAATAAAACAGATAATTCAAATCATCTGTATGTATATTCGATTCACTCACAAtactaaaatatattaaatgaaTAAATTTGTGGCTAAATAAAtcgaaatataataattttgagaattttgcagAGAAATATGAGGCTCACCAAATTGAAGATCTGTTAGGAAgggttttggtttttttttttttttattactccttTTTTCAGATCTAACGAATTTTTTGGCGTTATAAATAGAGGAGAAAATGTTGATGACATGGAACTCTTTACTACGCCATTTGTCCAATCATTGTATGACACGTGTTTAAAGTTGCCAAAGTTGAATTGTACTGTAGCttaaaattaagaagaaaaaaaaagcaaactATATAAAACAAACTTTACATTTTCCTCCTGCATTTCTGTACAGAATTCATAACATTTCGAGGTTGTACGCTGGTCTAAATTAATACAAATTTGAttattcaaaattaagagagtgTATTACACTCTCCATGCGTGACACGTGGCGGTTCCATCatagtaattaaaaaaataaattattatctcCTTGCCCCCGCCCCCCCGGCCGCCGCACCACCACCGGGCCGTCGTTCCCCCACCACCGGCCGCCGCACCACCACCCTTAACCCCACCAATTTTAttctccttttcttctcttgtttAAGTCTATCAATCTTTAAAAGTTCTTGCTAAATATAAGTTAACcaatgaaaatcaaaaaaagagtcataATAATCTCATTTTTTCCGGTGAATAAGATGGTAATGCTACTTTTCGTTCTAAAAAGGACAAAGAAAATAGTGGTAAGAAATAACattcaattcacaaattaattttatataaataattaaaagaaatcaagtgttataataatgaagaagaagaagaggaaataaaaaaaggaagaacaagaagaagaggACGTACAgtggaggaggaagaagaaaaaaaaaaaaaaaaaaaaaggaagattgaaGAGGACGtgaataaaaatggaagaacaagaagagaagaggacataagaataataatttttttataaataaaacagATAATTCAAATATATCTTTAACATTTTCCGATTCCCGTTTTCTTTGTGCTTTTTATCTGTatgtattttctatttatcttttattagTTATATCACTCACAAtaagcatttctcttaatctcatATATTTAAATGAATAAATTtgttgagatcaaaattcatttttttaaataatttcttttgtttattactctctccgtccatAAAACTTgaaataagaataaataaaatgagaaatgaattggagtacttacTAATAAGGTAAAACGATATAAAATGGTgaattatgtcttggtttttcaaattatataacttacaagtaaaagtggacatataattttattataatggacaaagaaaaatggacggagggagtgtattataaaaaattatgctattatataattgttaaattcaatttaaatcactctactacttaaattgtgatagATCTGttagaaaaaatatgaaatttatgatttattgttGAGAACTTGTGgtttatctaattttttttggggtgtatttacatattgaagagtttttctattatttttcttattttgattgatgtaattcccttattgaagatgttattttacttgtgcaaattcattttttaatatacataagagatgcaagttcctcggtgaaaatgttgattttacttgaCATGTTAATGAATGTGATTCTTTTTAAGATGCTACGCCATTTGTCCAAATAAAAAAGCCTATTAAGTCATATTGGACCCGACACAttgaaaaaaatgtttaaaacGCTGAGGAGAATCTGAAGAAAGCCTAAATCCTGTatgaggagaaggagaagagcaaaaaaaaaaaaaaaggatgaacaagaagaagaagagaacttaCGTTTAAAAATTTTGGGCCGAAAGGAAGGGGTGGGGTGGGATCAGGGGACACACGGGCGGGGGCgtgaatttttatttatttatctatcaaattttatttaaaagaaataaaattttaatcaaggaaaaaaaaaaattaagaaaaaaaaaagggccgtTCACGCGCCTAATAAAAAGATTTTTCCAATGGGTCGTATGTTTATACAATCCTCGGTAGGTATCCCGAGAGGAAAATGTCGCAAAGTTTTTCTATGACTTTTGCCTTAAATAAAAgatcatttatttttatacttatcggtggtttttcaaaaaaaaaatttgtttgttttggttttttcaTCTCCAGGAAGCGCTCCCTATCAAGAATTTTTTATACTCAGGGCTCAAGCCT
This window harbors:
- the LOC132053269 gene encoding uncharacterized protein LOC132053269, coding for MGGGFRVLHLVRPFLSFLPEVQSADRKIPFREKVLYTVISLFIFLVCSQLPLYGIHSTTGADPFYWMRVILASNRGTVMELGITPIVTSGLVMQLLAGSKIIEVDNNVREDRALLNGAQKLLGILIAIGEAVAYVLSGMYGSVSQLGVGNAVLIIIQLWFAGIIVICLDELLQKGYGLGSGISLFIATNMCENIIWKAFSPTTINSGRGAEFEGAVIALFHLLITRTDKVRALREAFYRQNLPNVTNLLATVLIFLIVIYLQGFRVVLPVRSKNARGQQGSYPIKLFYTSNMPIILQSALVSNVYFISQLLYRKYSGNFLVNLLGKWKESEYSGQSVPVGGLAYYITAPSSLADMVAHPFHAIFYIVFMLSACALFSKTWIEVSGSSARDVAKQLKEQQMVMPGHRESNLYKELNRYIPTAAAFGGVCIGLLTVLADLMGAIGSGTGILLAVTIIYQYFETFEKEKASEMGFFGL